From Micromonospora rifamycinica, a single genomic window includes:
- a CDS encoding DEAD/DEAH box helicase: MLVVHGSWLVGAGLAIWAEDSTRPTQVPRRPGRAPRERPHPFAAGPGALGALLGDRPAGTVLLTLPTRAGAPLHSPELVPTAVGEPARGPVTLAGWRTPALRYAPDDALALLGDLDGLDAVVGAGLRHLARVAELAVDLVARGRLLPGVADPPPGEATPAPATRVATGRAARSAGEAVGWAVWRPLLTGADAAWVRSLALALPPAVRAASDDPVPTTRPRPGTGRAAGTPSGPGVAGMSSVPDAAGVSSAPGVSSGPGAAGAARVVPGTGAGELVADALDLLTDAAARRALAGTDLVGGGRRDGVTAGWLAALTGPHRRFTAGPTALATLRTELDAWQRDAVGGPVRASFRLVEPADDEIVDPLTVVPVDPSGVVGQGGRWRVEFGLQAADEPGLHVAAGDVWRTPERLPALAGRGDDPQETLLAELGRAGRLWPELDEALRTPAPEQLDLDVEGAHRFLRDGAPVLHAAGFGVLLPSWWQRPSARLGTRLQARSRTAPGTVAAASALGLDALVDYRWEVALGDETIDADELAELAALKTPLVRLRGRWVELDPKRLAAGLRLLRSAGELTVADLLKMGLAGSDRPDALPVLAVTADGPLGDLLAGQAERRLAPLDPPPAFRGTLRPYQRRGLAWLAFLQSLGLGGVLADDMGLGKTVQLLALLAGDRPDSGPTLLVCPMSLVGNWQREAARFTPDLRVHVHHGADRARGAEFEAAVHAADLVLTTYAVAARDAVALASVGWHRVVVDEAQAIKNAATRQAEAIRALPARHRVAVTGTPVENRLADLWSIMQFANPGLLGPASSFRQSYAVPIERHGDAETAARLRRITGPFVLRRLKTDASIISDLPEKLEMEVLCNLTAEQASLYRAIVDEMLAKIESSTGMERRGLVLATMTRLKQVCNHPAQLLRDGSPLAGRSGKLQRLEEIVDEVLAADEKALLFTQYAEFGALLRGHLSARFGREVLYLHGGVGKADRDDLVTRFQSPDGPALFVLSLKAGGTGLTLTAANHVVHVDRWWNPAVEDQATDRAFRIGQRRRVQVRKFVCAGTVEERVAAMIADKRSLAASVVGSGEQWVTELSTGQLRELFALDAGAVVE, encoded by the coding sequence GTGCTGGTCGTCCACGGATCGTGGCTGGTCGGGGCCGGTCTGGCGATCTGGGCGGAGGATTCCACCCGGCCGACGCAGGTGCCGCGTCGCCCCGGCCGGGCACCCCGCGAGCGCCCCCACCCCTTCGCCGCCGGGCCGGGCGCGCTCGGCGCGCTGCTCGGCGACCGCCCGGCCGGCACCGTGCTGCTCACCCTGCCGACCCGGGCCGGGGCGCCGCTGCACTCCCCGGAGCTGGTCCCGACCGCCGTCGGGGAACCGGCCCGCGGCCCGGTCACCCTCGCCGGTTGGCGGACCCCCGCCCTCCGGTACGCCCCGGACGACGCGCTCGCCCTGCTGGGTGACCTCGACGGGCTCGACGCCGTGGTCGGGGCGGGCCTGCGTCACCTGGCCCGGGTGGCCGAGCTCGCGGTCGACCTGGTGGCCCGGGGCCGGCTGCTGCCCGGCGTGGCCGACCCTCCCCCGGGGGAGGCGACCCCGGCACCGGCGACCCGGGTGGCGACCGGCCGGGCGGCGCGTTCCGCCGGGGAGGCGGTCGGGTGGGCGGTGTGGCGGCCCCTGCTCACCGGCGCGGACGCCGCCTGGGTCCGGTCGCTGGCCCTCGCCCTGCCCCCGGCGGTCCGGGCCGCCAGCGACGACCCGGTGCCCACCACCCGTCCCCGCCCCGGCACGGGCCGGGCGGCCGGGACGCCGTCCGGTCCGGGTGTGGCCGGAATGTCGTCCGTTCCCGATGCGGCCGGGGTGTCGTCCGCTCCCGGTGTGTCGTCCGGTCCGGGCGCGGCGGGGGCGGCTCGGGTCGTACCGGGTACCGGGGCCGGTGAGCTGGTGGCCGACGCGCTGGACCTGCTCACCGATGCCGCCGCCCGGCGGGCGCTGGCCGGCACCGACCTGGTCGGGGGCGGTCGGCGCGACGGCGTGACGGCCGGGTGGCTGGCGGCGCTGACCGGCCCGCACCGTCGGTTCACCGCCGGACCGACCGCCCTGGCCACCCTCCGCACCGAGCTGGACGCCTGGCAGCGCGACGCCGTCGGCGGCCCGGTCCGGGCCAGTTTCCGGCTGGTCGAGCCGGCCGACGACGAGATCGTCGACCCGCTGACCGTGGTGCCGGTCGACCCGTCGGGCGTCGTCGGTCAGGGGGGACGGTGGCGGGTCGAGTTCGGCCTCCAGGCCGCCGACGAGCCGGGCCTGCACGTCGCCGCCGGGGACGTCTGGCGGACGCCGGAGCGGCTGCCGGCGCTCGCCGGCCGGGGGGACGACCCACAGGAGACCCTGCTGGCCGAGCTGGGCCGGGCCGGGCGGCTCTGGCCGGAGCTGGACGAGGCGCTGCGTACCCCCGCCCCGGAGCAGCTCGACCTGGACGTCGAGGGGGCGCACCGGTTCCTGCGCGACGGCGCACCGGTGCTGCACGCCGCCGGCTTCGGGGTGCTGCTGCCGTCCTGGTGGCAGCGGCCGTCGGCGCGGCTCGGCACCCGGTTGCAGGCGCGCAGCCGGACCGCCCCGGGCACCGTCGCCGCCGCCTCCGCGCTCGGGCTGGACGCGTTGGTCGACTACCGCTGGGAGGTGGCGCTCGGCGACGAGACGATCGACGCCGACGAGCTGGCCGAGCTGGCCGCGTTGAAGACCCCGCTGGTGCGGCTGCGCGGCCGGTGGGTGGAGCTGGATCCGAAGCGGTTGGCCGCCGGCCTGCGGCTGCTGCGTTCCGCCGGTGAGCTGACCGTGGCCGACCTGCTCAAGATGGGGCTGGCCGGGTCGGACCGGCCGGACGCCCTGCCGGTGCTGGCGGTGACCGCCGACGGCCCGCTCGGTGACCTGCTGGCCGGGCAGGCCGAACGGCGGCTCGCCCCGCTGGACCCGCCGCCCGCCTTCCGGGGCACCCTGCGGCCGTACCAGCGGCGCGGGTTGGCCTGGCTCGCCTTCCTCCAGTCGCTCGGGCTCGGCGGGGTGCTCGCCGACGACATGGGGTTGGGCAAGACCGTGCAGCTGCTCGCCCTGCTCGCCGGGGACCGGCCGGACTCCGGGCCGACCCTGCTGGTCTGTCCGATGTCGCTGGTCGGCAACTGGCAGCGCGAGGCGGCCCGGTTCACCCCTGACCTGCGCGTCCACGTGCACCACGGCGCGGACCGGGCACGGGGCGCGGAGTTCGAGGCGGCGGTGCACGCCGCCGACCTGGTGCTCACCACCTACGCGGTGGCCGCCCGGGACGCCGTCGCGCTGGCTTCGGTCGGCTGGCACCGGGTGGTGGTCGACGAGGCCCAGGCGATCAAGAACGCGGCCACCCGGCAGGCCGAGGCGATCCGGGCGTTGCCCGCCCGGCACCGGGTCGCGGTCACCGGTACCCCGGTGGAGAACCGGCTGGCCGACCTCTGGTCGATCATGCAGTTCGCCAATCCCGGCCTGCTCGGCCCGGCGAGCAGTTTCCGGCAGTCGTACGCGGTGCCGATCGAGCGGCACGGCGACGCCGAGACCGCCGCCCGGCTGCGCCGGATCACCGGCCCGTTCGTGCTGCGTCGACTCAAGACCGACGCCTCGATCATCTCCGACCTGCCGGAGAAGCTGGAGATGGAGGTGCTCTGCAACCTGACCGCCGAGCAGGCCTCGCTCTACCGGGCGATCGTCGACGAGATGCTGGCGAAGATCGAGTCCAGCACGGGGATGGAACGCCGGGGCCTGGTGCTGGCCACCATGACCCGGCTCAAACAGGTCTGCAACCACCCCGCCCAGCTGCTGCGGGACGGCTCGCCGCTGGCCGGCCGCTCCGGCAAGCTGCAACGGCTGGAGGAGATCGTCGACGAGGTGCTCGCCGCCGACGAGAAGGCCCTGCTGTTCACCCAGTACGCCGAGTTCGGCGCGCTGCTGCGCGGGCACCTGTCCGCCCGCTTCGGCCGGGAGGTGCTCTACCTGCACGGCGGGGTCGGCAAGGCCGACCGGGACGACCTGGTGACCCGGTTCCAGTCCCCGGACGGCCCGGCCCTGTTCGTGCTCTCCCTCAAGGCCGGTGGCACCGGCCTCACCCTGACCGCCGCCAACCACGTCGTGCACGTCGACCGGTGGTGGAATCCGGCGGTCGAGGACCAGGCCACCGACCGGGCGTTCCGGATCGGCCAGCGACGGCGGGTGCAGGTGCGCAAGTTCGTCTGCGCCGGCACGGTGGAGGAACGGGTGGCCGCGATGATCGCCGACAAGCGGAGCCTGGCCGCGTCCGTGGTGGGCAGCGGCGAACAGTGGGTCACCGAGCTGTCCACCGGCCAACTGCGGGAGCTGTTCGCGCTGGACGCCGGGGCGGTGGTCGAATGA
- a CDS encoding SWIM zinc finger family protein, translating to MTARRAGPSAGRPGPAGPGAGGGFADFGPPHRVDDGLRARSTRGAIGVSWWSRRFLEVLESFALGTRLTRGRAYARRGQVRRLVVSPGRVEASVQGSRPAPYPVVIALPPFPDPLWGRVERELAGQAFFSARLLAGDLPAELEEVFAAAGAPLFPASVGELTQHCGCPDFAVPCKHLAATFYLLAEAFDADPFALLHWRGRSRDELLGRLRTLRAGTAGSPDVGGRAPGGSAAADPVPSMVDGTATGPGGADPAPAGAARVLADLPDVPLSAAVDRFWLPPVPLPDRPAVLATDPELLLRQLGAPAPEIGGPGLLERLRRAYQALEPG from the coding sequence ATGACCGCCCGACGGGCCGGGCCGTCCGCCGGCCGCCCCGGCCCGGCTGGTCCCGGGGCGGGAGGCGGGTTCGCCGACTTCGGCCCGCCGCACCGGGTCGACGACGGGTTGCGGGCGCGCAGCACCCGGGGAGCCATCGGGGTCTCCTGGTGGTCCCGACGGTTCCTGGAGGTGCTGGAGTCGTTCGCGCTCGGCACCCGGCTCACCCGGGGCCGGGCGTACGCCCGCCGTGGTCAGGTCCGCCGGCTGGTCGTGTCACCCGGACGGGTCGAGGCGAGCGTGCAGGGTTCCCGCCCTGCGCCGTACCCGGTGGTCATCGCCCTGCCGCCCTTTCCCGACCCGCTCTGGGGGCGGGTCGAGCGGGAGCTGGCCGGGCAGGCGTTCTTCAGCGCCCGGCTGCTCGCCGGTGACCTGCCGGCCGAGCTGGAGGAGGTGTTCGCCGCCGCCGGGGCGCCGCTGTTCCCCGCCTCGGTGGGGGAGCTGACCCAGCACTGCGGCTGCCCCGACTTCGCGGTGCCGTGCAAGCACCTCGCGGCGACGTTCTACCTGCTCGCCGAGGCGTTCGACGCCGACCCGTTCGCGTTGCTGCACTGGCGGGGCCGGAGCCGGGACGAACTGCTGGGCCGGCTCCGTACGCTTCGCGCCGGCACCGCCGGGTCGCCCGATGTCGGCGGCAGGGCACCGGGTGGGTCGGCGGCGGCGGACCCCGTACCGTCGATGGTGGACGGTACGGCGACCGGCCCGGGCGGGGCGGATCCTGCTCCGGCGGGCGCGGCCCGGGTGCTCGCCGACCTGCCCGACGTGCCGCTGAGCGCGGCGGTGGACCGGTTCTGGCTGCCACCGGTGCCGTTGCCGGACCGACCGGCGGTCCTGGCCACCGACCCGGAACTGCTGCTGCGCCAACTCGGCGCACCCGCACCGGAGATCGGCGGGCCGGGCCTGCTGGAACGCCTGCGCCGGGCCTACCAGGCCCTCGAACCCGGCTGA
- a CDS encoding DUF3040 domain-containing protein, with protein MLSKEDQRRFDQITRHLRESDPRFFARLDHRIRARRGRWLLLLTVVLWAALPAMTVLAGRTAGAMCLMVLTAHTGLMWHFRHRWRWR; from the coding sequence ATGCTCAGCAAAGAGGATCAGCGCAGATTCGACCAGATCACCCGGCATCTCCGGGAGAGCGATCCGAGGTTCTTCGCCCGACTCGACCATCGGATTCGAGCCCGGCGCGGACGCTGGCTGTTGCTGTTGACCGTCGTCCTGTGGGCGGCCCTGCCCGCGATGACCGTCCTGGCCGGGCGGACCGCCGGTGCCATGTGTCTGATGGTCCTGACGGCCCACACCGGACTCATGTGGCACTTCCGGCACCGTTGGCGCTGGCGCTGA
- a CDS encoding DUF1800 domain-containing protein, protein MADRNVPPRRPRDGQGYGAARGPQWVGPEGLGRQAFHQPAGSGLPILDDDGDDDRSRVGRRRALVALGGTAAVVAGGAALAMSPRVRGLFDEAAGDATGVTATDGTPARPSGQQPSTVRTYTEQNESYMGSRAGAALKRNSPSGGRTFSGPADAAARTPVTVKTVLAKDPVRHLASRATFGATPKVLADIRRMGIDAWVRQQLDPEKIAPSAAELKLAELPTLALTSKQLRDQREQLAARGAQPEKEMVDGTLARQIWSQRQLYEVMVDFWNDFLHVAADFDGGEAYRNSFDRDVIREHAMGSYPEMLVAANRHPALLLYLNQNDSRADAVNENLARENLELYSVGVDGGYTEKDVRQAALLQTGRGVDDGRYVFRHDRHYRGKVKILGFSHPNDSTDPKRADQVVDAYLTYLALHPSTARSVARALATRFVSDTPPKSLVDRLARIYTVNRGSVKPLLMSLFSSSEFWAAVGQKVRRPMEYLVATYRTLGVGPQAGPGFRQGDSKRTAFAQGLRQIHDKLRELGHHPMGQPTPDGYPDVYVAWTSAGTMVNGWNEAAELIAGNRTPFTYTRPEKLVAKPPATAGAYVDALAQRLVHQKLSTRERNLILGVAGVSASTRVDATFDGAIAAVARAILASPQHHLR, encoded by the coding sequence ATGGCCGACCGGAACGTGCCACCGCGGCGACCGCGTGACGGACAGGGGTACGGTGCCGCCCGTGGCCCGCAGTGGGTCGGCCCCGAGGGCCTGGGTCGGCAGGCGTTCCACCAGCCGGCCGGCAGCGGACTGCCCATTCTGGACGACGACGGTGACGACGATCGGAGCCGGGTCGGCCGGCGACGTGCCCTGGTCGCGCTGGGCGGCACCGCCGCCGTGGTGGCCGGTGGCGCGGCGCTGGCGATGAGCCCCCGGGTGCGGGGCCTGTTCGACGAGGCCGCCGGGGACGCCACCGGCGTCACCGCCACCGACGGCACGCCGGCCCGTCCGAGCGGCCAGCAGCCGAGCACGGTACGCACCTACACCGAGCAGAACGAGAGCTACATGGGCTCCCGGGCCGGCGCGGCGCTGAAGCGGAACTCGCCCAGTGGTGGCCGTACCTTCTCCGGGCCGGCCGACGCGGCGGCGCGGACCCCGGTGACGGTCAAGACCGTGCTGGCCAAGGACCCGGTCCGGCACCTGGCCAGCCGGGCCACCTTCGGGGCCACCCCCAAGGTGCTCGCCGACATCAGGCGGATGGGCATCGACGCCTGGGTGCGTCAGCAGCTCGACCCGGAGAAGATCGCCCCGAGCGCCGCCGAGCTGAAGCTCGCCGAGCTGCCCACTCTCGCGCTGACCAGCAAGCAGCTACGCGACCAGCGGGAACAGCTCGCCGCGCGGGGGGCACAGCCGGAGAAGGAGATGGTCGACGGCACGCTGGCCCGGCAGATCTGGTCGCAGCGGCAGCTCTACGAGGTGATGGTCGACTTCTGGAACGACTTCCTGCACGTCGCGGCGGACTTCGACGGCGGTGAGGCGTACCGGAACTCGTTCGACCGGGACGTGATCCGCGAGCACGCCATGGGCAGCTACCCGGAGATGCTGGTGGCCGCCAACCGGCACCCGGCGCTGCTGCTCTACCTCAACCAGAACGACTCCCGGGCCGACGCGGTCAACGAGAACCTCGCCCGGGAGAACCTGGAGCTGTACTCGGTCGGGGTCGACGGCGGCTACACCGAGAAGGACGTCCGGCAGGCCGCCCTGCTCCAGACCGGCCGGGGTGTCGACGACGGGCGGTACGTCTTCCGCCACGACCGGCACTACCGGGGCAAGGTCAAGATCCTCGGCTTCAGTCACCCCAACGACTCGACCGACCCGAAGAGGGCCGACCAGGTCGTCGACGCGTACCTCACCTACCTCGCGCTGCACCCGTCGACCGCCCGGTCGGTGGCGCGTGCCCTGGCCACCCGGTTCGTCTCGGACACCCCGCCGAAGTCCCTGGTGGACCGGCTCGCCCGGATCTACACGGTCAACAGGGGCTCGGTGAAACCGCTGCTGATGTCGCTGTTCAGCTCCTCGGAGTTCTGGGCGGCGGTGGGCCAGAAGGTGCGCCGGCCGATGGAGTACCTGGTCGCCACCTACCGGACGCTGGGCGTCGGGCCGCAGGCCGGGCCGGGCTTCCGCCAGGGCGACAGCAAGCGCACCGCGTTCGCCCAGGGGCTGCGCCAGATCCACGACAAGCTACGCGAGCTGGGCCACCACCCGATGGGCCAGCCCACCCCGGACGGCTACCCCGACGTCTACGTCGCCTGGACGTCGGCCGGCACGATGGTCAACGGCTGGAACGAGGCGGCCGAGCTGATCGCCGGGAACCGCACCCCGTTCACGTACACCCGGCCGGAGAAGCTGGTGGCGAAGCCGCCGGCGACCGCCGGGGCGTACGTGGACGCGCTGGCCCAGCGGCTGGTGCACCAGAAGCTGTCCACCCGGGAGCGGAACCTGATCCTCGGGGTGGCCGGGGTGTCCGCCAGCACCAGGGTCGACGCCACGTTCGACGGGGCGATCGCCGCCGTCGCGCGGGCGATCCTCGCGTCCCCCCAGCACCACCTGCGGTGA
- a CDS encoding DUF1501 domain-containing protein, translating to MPAFPPHPECPDLRRLADNPAEALLRAEADVVAAENAAEADRYRRLEELEEAQQDGRGVTRRTFVAGAAATATTLATAQFVSTSASFAATRTGTLIHVFLYGGLDGLSLVAPADDPVLAKVRPDLLLGDDSLALGRGFKLTSAFAPLEKWLRTGRLGFVPAVSDERLSRSHFQAADACNLGGLPSETGGRGWLDSLVDSLGKGTAFRSVGIGSTLPRSLVGTNGALSLNSVGSLRLNGDDRYRAATEKAIRGLFTGIHHPVEEAVIEGMGALSTAQQLAAKPYRPAEGVTYEGIGYAFQQLAQLIKGGANVRVATVGMGGYDTHENQGTRAGGQLHRRLGELAKAMAAFLTDLGDRADDVTIMVSSEFGRRVASNGGGTDHGHGGVVTVLSGRRLAGPLLGAWDGLGDLDSGDVPEYNNMFDVYGTVAQGRFGLTTAQVDGIFPRRKFTPMKLYA from the coding sequence GTGCCCGCGTTCCCCCCGCACCCCGAGTGCCCCGACCTGCGCCGGCTCGCCGACAACCCGGCCGAGGCGCTGCTGCGCGCCGAGGCCGACGTCGTCGCCGCCGAGAACGCCGCCGAGGCCGACCGCTACCGCCGGCTGGAGGAGCTGGAGGAGGCGCAGCAGGACGGGCGCGGGGTGACCCGGCGGACCTTCGTCGCCGGTGCCGCCGCCACCGCCACCACGCTGGCCACCGCCCAGTTCGTCAGCACATCGGCGTCGTTCGCGGCGACGAGGACCGGCACCCTGATCCACGTCTTCCTCTACGGCGGGCTGGACGGACTGAGCCTGGTCGCCCCGGCCGACGACCCGGTGCTCGCCAAGGTCCGCCCCGACCTGCTGCTCGGCGACGACTCGCTGGCCCTGGGCCGGGGCTTCAAGCTGACCAGCGCCTTCGCCCCGCTGGAGAAGTGGCTGCGGACCGGGCGGCTCGGCTTCGTCCCGGCGGTCTCCGACGAGCGGCTGTCCCGCAGCCACTTCCAGGCCGCCGATGCCTGCAACCTGGGCGGCCTGCCCAGCGAGACCGGCGGCCGGGGCTGGCTGGACAGCCTGGTCGACTCCCTCGGCAAGGGCACCGCGTTCCGTAGCGTCGGCATCGGCAGCACGCTGCCCCGCTCGCTGGTCGGCACCAACGGCGCGCTGTCGCTCAACAGCGTCGGCTCGCTGCGGCTCAACGGCGACGACCGCTACCGGGCGGCCACCGAGAAGGCGATCCGGGGGCTGTTCACCGGGATCCACCATCCCGTCGAGGAGGCGGTGATCGAGGGGATGGGCGCGCTGTCGACCGCCCAGCAGCTCGCCGCGAAGCCGTACCGGCCGGCGGAGGGGGTGACCTACGAGGGCATCGGGTACGCCTTCCAGCAGCTCGCCCAGTTGATCAAGGGTGGGGCGAACGTCCGGGTCGCCACGGTCGGCATGGGTGGCTACGACACCCACGAGAACCAGGGCACCCGCGCCGGCGGCCAGCTCCACCGGCGACTGGGCGAGCTGGCGAAGGCGATGGCGGCCTTCCTCACCGACCTGGGCGACCGGGCGGACGACGTCACGATCATGGTGTCCAGCGAGTTCGGCCGGCGGGTCGCCTCCAACGGCGGCGGCACCGACCACGGCCACGGCGGGGTGGTCACCGTCCTGTCCGGCCGCCGGCTCGCCGGCCCGCTGCTCGGTGCCTGGGACGGCCTGGGCGACCTGGACTCGGGCGACGTGCCCGAGTACAACAACATGTTCGACGTCTACGGCACGGTGGCGCAGGGCCGGTTCGGGCTGACCACGGCCCAGGTGGACGGGATCTTCCCGAGAAGGAAGTTCACCCCGATGAAGCTCTACGCGTGA
- a CDS encoding ferredoxin reductase family protein codes for MTCRDLPAAGRRTGDPSRHGGRSAASVPPPPALPRRGSTGRRVLSALFWLGLVAAVLPWWLDTPAGSLAGTADLLTAAGRVTGLIAGYLLLVQVLMMSRLGVLERGVGGERLSRVHRDLGATLLVAVLAHLSLLVVGYARTQGNPVTTQVGVLLRDFDDLVSAFVAAGILVLVGGTGVRAVRRAVPYELWYHLHLTSYLALLLGFGHQFSNGAQLFPPGPVRTGWTAGYLLVAAALVWGRLVAPLLLNLRHRLRVTDVVAESPDTVSIYLTGHRLLQLDLLGGQYLRWRFLTRGCWWQSHPFSPSAAANGRWLRLTVKVVGGHTADLRDLRPGTRVWVEGPSGTCTAAHRTRERALLIAGGSGIGPLRAMLEELPPGAALIYRARTPADVLLQHELDWLAQARQTAVWYVVGSRDDAGPRQVMSPDGLRRLVPDLTRRDVYLCGPQGLVDSSVRALRRAGVPRRQIHLAPFEL; via the coding sequence GTGACCTGTCGGGACCTGCCCGCCGCCGGCCGTCGTACCGGGGATCCGTCCCGGCACGGCGGCCGGTCGGCTGCGTCCGTACCCCCGCCGCCGGCCCTGCCCCGGCGGGGGTCCACCGGCCGGCGGGTGCTGTCCGCGCTGTTCTGGCTGGGCCTGGTCGCGGCGGTGCTCCCGTGGTGGCTCGACACCCCGGCCGGTTCGCTGGCCGGCACCGCCGACCTGCTCACCGCGGCCGGGCGGGTCACCGGCCTGATCGCCGGCTACCTGCTGCTCGTGCAGGTGCTGATGATGAGCCGCCTCGGCGTGCTGGAACGCGGGGTCGGCGGCGAGCGGCTGTCCCGGGTGCACCGGGACCTGGGCGCGACCCTGCTGGTGGCGGTGCTGGCCCACCTGTCGCTGCTGGTGGTCGGCTACGCGCGGACCCAGGGCAACCCGGTCACCACCCAGGTGGGGGTGCTGCTGCGCGACTTCGACGACCTGGTGTCCGCCTTCGTCGCGGCCGGCATCCTGGTGCTGGTCGGCGGCACCGGCGTCCGGGCCGTCCGCCGGGCGGTGCCCTACGAACTCTGGTACCACCTGCACCTGACCAGCTATCTCGCGCTGCTGCTCGGCTTCGGCCACCAGTTCAGCAACGGCGCGCAGCTCTTCCCGCCCGGCCCGGTCCGCACCGGCTGGACCGCCGGCTACCTGCTGGTGGCCGCCGCCCTGGTCTGGGGCCGGCTGGTCGCGCCGCTGCTGCTCAACCTGCGGCACCGGCTGCGGGTGACCGACGTGGTGGCGGAGAGCCCGGACACCGTCTCGATCTACCTGACCGGCCACCGGCTCCTCCAGCTCGACCTGCTCGGCGGGCAGTACCTGCGCTGGCGGTTCCTGACCCGGGGGTGCTGGTGGCAGTCGCACCCGTTCTCGCCGTCCGCCGCGGCGAACGGCCGCTGGCTGCGGCTGACCGTCAAGGTGGTCGGCGGGCACACCGCCGACCTGCGCGACCTGCGACCCGGCACCCGGGTCTGGGTGGAGGGTCCGTCCGGGACCTGCACCGCCGCGCACCGGACCCGGGAGCGGGCCCTGCTGATCGCCGGCGGCAGCGGCATCGGCCCGCTCCGGGCGATGCTGGAGGAGCTGCCGCCCGGCGCAGCCCTGATCTACCGGGCCCGCACCCCGGCCGACGTGCTGCTGCAGCACGAGCTGGACTGGCTGGCCCAGGCCCGGCAGACCGCCGTCTGGTACGTCGTCGGCTCCCGCGACGACGCCGGCCCCCGGCAGGTGATGAGCCCGGACGGGTTGCGCCGGCTGGTGCCCGACCTGACCCGCCGGGACGTGTACCTGTGCGGACCACAGGGGCTGGTCGACTCCTCGGTGCGGGCGCTGCGCCGGGCCGGGGTGCCCCGCCGGCAGATCCACCTCGCCCCGTTCGAGCTGTAG
- a CDS encoding FMN-binding protein, giving the protein MRRALLAITGLAAGTTALVVLKGAPGTGQAHQGLPATTPAGTPARSGPATTGPATTDATPQRATATSRPTGRPGATPSRTPGGTRSTPGGTPPAPRAGSAAPPSATRRVTGPVISTEYGNVQVRITVSGTRIVDAVAVELPQGGQSDLRSARVDDAYSGTSGAVVRQQSALLDTVSQATATSDGYRRSLQAALDRARG; this is encoded by the coding sequence ATGCGTCGCGCGCTTCTCGCGATCACCGGGCTGGCCGCCGGCACCACCGCGCTGGTGGTGCTCAAGGGGGCACCGGGCACCGGCCAGGCCCACCAGGGCCTGCCGGCCACCACGCCGGCCGGCACCCCGGCCCGGAGCGGCCCGGCCACCACCGGCCCGGCCACCACCGACGCGACCCCGCAGCGCGCCACGGCGACGAGCCGGCCGACCGGCCGACCCGGCGCCACCCCGAGCCGCACCCCCGGCGGCACCCGGAGCACCCCCGGCGGCACCCCGCCCGCCCCGAGGGCCGGCTCCGCCGCGCCGCCGTCGGCCACCCGCCGGGTCACCGGCCCGGTGATCTCCACGGAGTACGGCAACGTGCAGGTGCGGATCACCGTCTCCGGGACGAGGATCGTCGACGCGGTGGCCGTGGAGCTGCCCCAGGGTGGCCAGTCCGACCTGCGCAGCGCCCGGGTCGACGACGCCTACAGCGGCACCTCCGGGGCGGTGGTGCGTCAGCAGAGCGCCCTGCTGGACACCGTCTCCCAGGCGACCGCCACCAGCGACGGCTACCGGCGGTCGTTGCAGGCCGCGCTCGACCGGGCACGCGGGTGA
- a CDS encoding FAD:protein FMN transferase encodes MGTAISLDLADDLPAATLRTLAGDTFRWLREVDARFTTYRDDSEVRRVDRGELPLSGASADLRAVLARCADLWGDTDGYFDVYATGRLDPSGFVKGWSVQVASDRLVAAGAAHHCLNAGGDVRVRGHSSSGRPWRIGVRHPWDAFATCLVLTGTDLAVATSGVYERGHHVLDPRRGEPARGLRSVTVVGSDLGVADAYATAAVAMGVAGVGWLDRLPGHRHAVVTDDGRLLRSTSLPLVD; translated from the coding sequence ATGGGTACGGCGATCAGCCTGGACCTCGCCGACGACCTGCCCGCCGCCACCCTGCGTACGCTCGCCGGCGACACCTTCCGCTGGCTGCGTGAGGTCGACGCCCGGTTCACCACCTACCGCGACGACAGCGAGGTACGCCGCGTCGACCGGGGCGAGCTGCCGCTGTCCGGGGCGTCGGCGGACCTGCGCGCGGTGCTGGCCCGCTGCGCCGACCTCTGGGGCGACACCGACGGCTACTTCGACGTGTACGCCACCGGACGGCTGGATCCCTCCGGTTTCGTGAAGGGCTGGTCGGTCCAGGTCGCCTCGGACCGGCTGGTGGCCGCCGGGGCCGCCCACCACTGCCTGAACGCCGGTGGCGACGTCCGGGTACGCGGGCACTCGTCGTCCGGGCGGCCGTGGCGGATCGGCGTCCGGCACCCCTGGGACGCGTTCGCCACCTGCCTGGTGCTCACCGGTACCGACCTGGCGGTCGCCACCTCGGGCGTCTACGAGCGGGGGCACCACGTCCTCGATCCCCGGCGGGGCGAGCCGGCGCGGGGCCTGCGCTCGGTCACCGTGGTCGGCTCCGACCTGGGCGTCGCCGACGCCTACGCCACGGCGGCGGTGGCGATGGGGGTGGCCGGCGTCGGCTGGCTCGACCGGCTGCCCGGCCACCGGCACGCGGTGGTCACCGACGACGGCCGGCTGCTGCGCTCCACCAGCCTGCCGCTGGTCGACTGA